The sequence below is a genomic window from Lolium perenne isolate Kyuss_39 chromosome 4, Kyuss_2.0, whole genome shotgun sequence.
agaccttagattttcaccctgaaaggtaagacacTGAACTTCAccagtgttgtcgcccccacttgcaTACTATTGTTGCAAAGTctggaacaccaagcaagcccctcaacagtgCACAGACTAGAACCTCCTTTGCTATTCCTCCAATCCGGCCATCATGATATTCTCCGCTTCTGACTTCACGATGGACCAAAATGTCATTTGGTGGCAACACAGAAAAGAGTTTCGCGCCGCTTCCTCCGGAATCAAACGGtcagaataaaaacatgggtgcgcacgaccgaatacctcacaTCCAGCAAACTGCAGCCATTGTTGCACTGGTACATTCACCGGTGGAGCATTCCGAAACTCAACATTCCAGCCAGATCGAGAGAAACCAGCCTCAGAAAAATCTTCATCTTCGCACAAGAAGAACCCTAGGACAGCCACCTTTATTCAAAGAAGCAGACGGACAGGCCTCCACGCCGCCATCCGCCATCCAACGCCGACGAACGAGGTTGAAGTAACCTCAACCGCAGAGACCTGGCGAGATGCGTGCACGCAGCAGATCAAGGAGCAGCCGTACATGCTCCAGCATGTACGTAGACGCTCCGGCACGGCCGAACGCTCATAACGGCCCCTTCTCGATTTGGTTTAAGTTAAATTTTTAATATTTGACTAAATATATAGAAAAATAATCAATATATCAAGTACATACACATCCTCCGGCCCTAACTACTTGTCATGGGTTCAATGAACGCTATGGAGTCTCACGCCTTATTCCCCAAAAAGAGGGAACTTCTTGCTAGGCTTAAGCGGAGAGTTATTAGAATGGCGTCCTTGGAGCGGCCACGGAAGCGGCAACGTACCGCACGCATCTCCAACCTCAAAGAAGTGACGCAAACACACGCTTCATTTATATTTGCGTGAACAAAAGAAGAAGAATTTTTTTATTCACAGGCTTAGGAAATGTGTTTGCTGTGTAACGCATGAAGACCAGAAAGAGAAGATTGCTCATGGCCATTTTAGCTCTATGCTTCGTATGGTCCAGCGTAAATGCACTTGAAGCATTGCGATCTTGCCTCGCTTGATGATGACTTTTCGAAGAGAGAGGTGGTTGATGACATTGGCCAAATGCCAAAGTACAATCAGCCTTATTGACGTGGTTTAAATGATAATTGCAAAAATGATGGCACGTCAGCTTGCACCAAAAGTGAATGATCTCATCTCACAGTATGAAAGTGCTTTTATCAACAAGAGTAGCATCCACAACAACTTTATTTTCGTTCGCAACTATGTAAGGAGTTTGCACCAAAAGAAGGCGTCAACCTTAATTTCCAAATTTGATATCAAGAAAGCCTTTGATTCAGTACGTTGGGATTGCCTTGTTGAGTCCCTTCAGTTCCTTTTGTTCCCCGCCAAATTATGTGACATGCTCACAGCTCTTATCCACACATCCTCTTCTAATTCATGTAGATGGTATTACATGCACAACCGTGGCCTTAGGCAGGGAGACCCGTTGTCTCCCCTGCTCTTTGTGACATCACCATTGATCCAATCCAGAGCCTATTGACGAATTGCCCCGATCCGTGAGTAAGTGAACCAGCTTGCGCAAACCCTCCAGGGGTTTAGGGAGGTCACGGGCCTCGTGACCAATCTTGACAAGAGCTCGGTTGTGCCCATTCATTGCAATAAATTGACCTCCCTCATGTGCTCCATAGCTTCCCTCCATCATCAAGAGTTTCCCGGTGCATAACCAAGGGCTTCACCTCACCATGTACCAGCGGAAGAGGTCAGATTTGCAGCACCTTGTGGACAAGTTCGCGGACAAAAAATAGTGCCTTAGGGAAGGCCGAAACATCATTGTTGTGTGGCACACTGCCTTGGTCAAATATGTGCTCTCCTCCTTGGACGATTTTCACCTCACCGCGCTCACCATCCCGTTGGGTCTCATGGCGCATCTTCGCTCAATTTTGCGAGTTTTTTTTTGGGCCGGTACCGACAAGGCAGCAGGCGGAAAACTTGTGGCATCTGCCAACTTTGCAAGAGGGGCCGTAGAGGGTTGTGTATATAAATTTTGTGGCATCATGCTAACCTTGTGGCATTGCGCGAAAAACTTGTGGCATTTGCCAGTTCTCGGTTTCTAGGAAGTCTGGATCCAATTTAGTGGTTCTCGTTGTAAATGTTTTCTTATTGCTAAAGGACCAGCTCTGGATGAAAGAGCCATGTTATTCCTTGAGAAGGCTTACAGAAGCGTGACTGTCTGGAAGTTTGGGACCTGAACTCAAACGCCTCGCCCGTGTCGATGTCATAAACGACGTCAGCCTCCACATCCCCACGAGGTGCCGAGACAAACTTAGAGAAGTCTGTGCTGATAAACAGTGCCCGATCGCCACCTAGCCCGTTGTCAACTGGTAGTGGCACCCACCTGTCTGTGTCGATGTCTGCCTCCAAAACGTCAACTCGTCGAGTTAATGAAGGAAAGGTGAGAGATCTTTGCTTACGTCGCCTCACTAGTAGAAGCTTCCCACGGGACTCGATGAGGTGCCGACTGGTGATGATGGTCTCACCAGTTTCATCGTCACATGCATATTCCAAAGAGCTACTTAGATTATGGGTACCATCATCATCTTCAGGGTCATCATCATTCCCATCATCATCATTggcgtcgtcatcatcatcgtcatctgtTGTTGCCGCCTCTTTGCcgtcctcctcgtcatcgtcatcgtcttccccagcttcttcttcatcgctggcgttctcctcctcgtcatcgtcatcgtcatcatcagaaGCGCTCCAAGCATAGAGATCATCATAATCCGGGGATCGCTTGATCACACGCTTGCCTATGGTAGCCATGGGTGTCCCATTTCCATCCATTCCAAGATCGAGGGCGATGAGATCTTCGGTCCGCGTGATGGCGTAGAGTGTGTCTCCAAGGAATGCGATATCGATGATGTACCTGTACCGAGCCTCTCTAAGCTCCGGCAACCACGCACCCCTTCCTTGTCGGAATACTATCAATGGATAGTTCACGTTGTTTGTGACGACGGCGATGAAGTCGTCGGGGGTAGACCGCATGAGAAACTTGCGGATGCTGACCATCTCGTGGACGACGATGCCGTCTAGCACCGTGAGCGGCACCGACTTCCGGAGAAAGTGTTGTGCAGGACGAAGCTGCGGAATCTGTACTTGTACGCGTCGTCAGAGAAGTAGGTGTCGCCGAGGCCGAGGGCGAGCCAGTCGTCGGTGGAGCCGACGCAGATGCCGTCGGCGGGGAAGGAAGGGAGGCGGTGCGACCGGCCGCTGGAGGGGGAGAAGACGTAGCCGTTCCCTAGCACGATCCATGGCATCTGGGGACGCGTGTGCTGGCGCGCGGCCGAGTGCCATGAACGGCACACGGCGCGGAAGCGAGCACGGTCCGCCGGGTTCGGGAGGCGGGCGATCACGAGGCCTAGGACCTCCGGCGGGAGGTCGCACGCCGTCGGAATCCAAGACGACGCCATAGAGCCAGGAACGGCAGGTTTGTTTCGACTTTCGACTCGATCGATCGAGTAATTGTGCAGATTTAAGTGATCGATCGAGTAATTGAGCCGGTCGGCTGCGGCCGTGTAGGAAACGAATACGGCTACTGTCATAGTAGTACTCGGCTATGTCTAGTCCGTCTCGGAAAAGTCCGAGGGTGTTACTGCTTTTTTTTCAATCAAATCCGCCTGGGTCGCACGAAGGCACGATCTTGCGATGCTGATGGGGGCAGTCTATGCTACATTTTCGTGTTATAAGCGCATCTCCAGCGCCTGACACAAACAGAGGTAAATTAATCCTTTGCATCCACGTGGCTAAAAATTTAGCTCTGCTTCGAGACTAGCGGGCTATCCATTGAGATGCAGACGTCACTCAAATTTAAGATCGAAATGCGTTCGTGTGGACGCGCGCAgcgcgtcctcctcttcctcctacaTGGTCCACCCTAAAGTGGCACATAAGCTACTTCCACTCCTGACACCCCAAAAATCGTATTCACGCGGCGGCGAAAACTCTACCACACAGAAATGGACGCTCTCGCCATCACCGCCATTGAAGCCGACGAAGCCACCGCAAATATTGCCCCAGCATGTCAAGAGGCCGCACTTATGGTGCCACCAACCGCGATATGAAGCTTAGGGTGCTAAAAAATATCCTCGTCAAACAGGAGAAGCTCACCGAGGCCAAGAAACGATGGCACCACCGTGCCAATGTGTGGCTAAGGGAAGCCCAACAAGTCGTCGATGCCGCCCCGAGGGTGGTTGTCTCGATGGCCTTGTGAGGCCGGTGCCTTTTGTGGAGGAGGTCATGCTCCTCATCAAGCAAGAGCTCCCCAGGCCTCGTCGGTGTGCTTTATAAGTTCCTAGCTGGCATTGCCACCAATGTAAACGCCGGCAACACCCTCTAGGCCGATCTCGCCCACAAGGCTTCAGTCATTGGGTTGAGCAAGACCTTGAAGTCCATGGTGGCCAAGTCTCAGGACGCCATGGCCAAAAGGGACAAGAAGCGTCGGGAGAAGGAGGCCTCTGCTATCTACATCGATCTCACCAAACAGGCCACAAAGGTCCAAAGGCTTGAATTTGAGACCAAAAGGCTTGATGCCGACTCATGCAAAGAAGAATCATATCATGCTCGCCGATTTGATCACCATGGATGCAGACCAACGGGCTTTGTTCGAGAAGAAGCGAGCCGAAATCCAGCAACGGGATGCGTGATCATCCGTGTCTACGTCAAGAGCACTACGGCCTCCTTCTACCTTTGCCAATCATGGCCCTCCAGTGTCCCTTTTAGATGTTCATTTCGTATTGTACCTAGTGAACTTTGTTATGGATTGAATTGGGCATATTTTGAGCCACTGATGCCACAGTTTCAAAATTGCCCCttttttgatgtatttgtttgacTCACACTGGGCCGACAAAATGGGCTAGGGCTACCCGCCAGGCAGCCAATTTACTATCCGCAGCACGACTAACACGAACACATACGGATACTTTTGATGTCTTCTTTTTTGCGACAGGACACTAGATGAGGTCGAGCTTGAGCATGTGTCCGGCAGCAGTAGGCGTAAGACAGACTCATGGTCAGTGCCCACAACACGCAGTCATTGGCACGAGCGCCAATATCTACTCCACCCAGCATAGCTTTGCAGGATTTGCTATCAAAAAATGAGTAAAACTCCGTCCACATATTTGTTACCCCACAGTTCCATTGTTGATTTCAGTGCTTACATCGACATGGTAGAATTAGTCAGGAGGGGTACTTGGTGGGAAGTGCAAATAACCCACCACCATCAAGGCTAAAAAGATTGGAGGCTTGCAGGATTACTCATAACTGGAGTTTGCGCCAGGATTTTGCATCAAGTCCTTTATTTGAAAGTATTGAATTTAGGGAACACACCGAGTTCCCAGTTTCTAGGAATTCCGGATCTAATTTCAGCATAAAATGCTCGGACACTGTGTACAGGGGCTAAGGAGAGGAATGCACAGAACATCTCCAAATTCACCCACAAGGTTACAACTTACAACTGGGGGAATTTGTAAGACCAGTTCCAGATTCCAACAGTTCCATTCTGAAAATTACAATGAGTCGCACTGATCAAAATGCTCTGATTAGCCCTACTGTCATGGAACCCTAGTTTGGTTGTACTGACAGTTCATCCTCAAGGTAGTTGTATTCAAACGTGAAGTCATTCTTGATTCTTTGGACCCTGCAAGCAGTATTAACAGGTTAGCGGCACTCGCCATTACCAGTACTGACCTCAACCCACGTGAAAACTACGCTGCACAAAATCTGGCATTTGCAGTGAGGGGCCAACTTACCATCCGTTGCCATCATCCGCCAGATGGAAATCAAAGTACACATAAGATCCCCGTTCATACTCATCTGTTGTAACTTGTGGCTCCACATGCCGTTGGAACCAAGTATTGTACTTCCTATGAAATCTCCATGACTGTTTTTTTAGTTCTTTCGCAGCCAGATATTGTTGGTATGAATTCTACCAAAGTAAACAATAACAACGGTCAGGAGCAAGAGCAAACAGCTTACAGCTCATTAAACTATTAATTGACAATTGGAATTTGGAATTTGGAAAGAAGTATGAAACCTGACCTGTTGGTAGTAGAAGGCAAAGAATAACATGTCTGTAGATAATGTATCAGTACCAAGTCTTTCCCAAAATGCAGGGTTTGTCACAATTGGTGCCTGAACTTGTGGGAAACTAGCTGGGGTCGGTGAAGGATGCTTCTGAAAATATGGTGACATAAGAAGGTTACAACTTCACATTAGAAAATTGGGTGCAAACATAAATGTACCCGCATGCATACCGGAGTATAATTTCTTGCACGCTCGGAGTCCTTAGGTTGTGGAAGCCTGTGGTATGCAGCTTCGAGCATTTGCAAATTATAAAGGTGATCATGACCAGCAGTTGCAGAAGTCCCACTAAGATTGTCTCCGACTGCACCGAAATCAGATACACTCCTCCGGCCAATAACACCGACACCAGATGATGGCATGCCAGGTTGCAAAGGCTGCCCAGGTGATAGATCAGAGTCTCTAGATAACTGGGTACCTTCTGCTATAGATGCTGAGGGATTCTGTGAAAACAATACAAGAAAAATTAATGTTCCGacaaacaaaaaaaataagcACAACAAACAAAAAGCAATACACAAATCCACCCAGAATTTAGAAGTATGTTTGGTTGTTACTAAATTCAACCAACTTTGAGTCATAAAATAAATTCGTCCTTGTTTGGATGGTTGCTAAAAACTTTACATGCCAACTCTCCATTTTTTCCCATGCTCGTTCATTTTTCTTGCTAACATGAGCAAGCAAAACGTTGGCCAGCCAATTATTTGGAGGGTGGGCTTGAAGAAAAAAGGTTAACTCTTGCACAGTATGTATattgttttgaaattttcattTAAGGCACAGAGGTTGAGTTCCAGATGGTTATATCATTGATAGAAGTAAAAGGGCACTATATAGTCAAAAATAATACtagtaagggctcctttgattcaaaggatttgcataggaattgtgtaggatttggttcctatgggaaaatttcctatacatgttgtgtgattcataggaacatatcctataggaaaaaatcctataggaatcttgtagtgtactccctccgttcttttttaattgactcaaatttagtacaaaggtatactaaatccgagtcaattaaaagagaccggagggagtaattcctataggaaaaaagcattagctcatacctcatggaaaaattcctttgctacaatcaaacaaacttcatcttcctataggattcgattagacatgtcattccaatcctatacatttcctattcctatgtttttcctatcctttaaatcaaaggaggccTAAGGATCTAAGTATTTAGCACATCGTAGAAGCAAACAAACGATATGCAGATGACAACTAACATGACCAGTTTATGTTTGTTGTTCCGCAAGATGGGTAGACCATCACATGACCCAGTTCTCCAAAATACTAGCAACAGACCAAAATCCTGGATGCGAATGTTTTATTTATTTCTTTAGAAAAATGCCATTACATTATTGTGAGTTATTCCATTAGTTACCAAAAATCATTGCACCATCTGTTATTCCAAGTTAGTATTCACACTGATAAATGTAGTGTCCATATATTTAACCAACTTATCACTGGTTTCATGAGCAGTCATGTACGTAAAAAGTGGACCATACCGAATATGGAGTCTTTGTGTCATCTTCATTGGTATTTTTATTCGCTCCAGTTGTTGCAGCAGCCTCTACGCTACCATCTTCAGCCAAACCTGGTTGTTCTTCACTTTTTGTATGCCCAGCATCTACACATAATTATAATTTCTCAATTCACAGGATAAACTGGTGGCCAAACACAATGAGCTTCCAACTTTCTATGTACTCAAAATGAATGCATGGTCATTACATTGCTCGAGAATTTGGGATTCATGAGACTATAGCTGACACAAAAAGGCAGAAAGGATACCTGGGCCCTGAACCCCCATCCCAATGCCCACTTGAGAGGATATTGAGGAATTCTGAGAATTAAACTGCATAAAATGAATAAATCAGAAATGTGAAAGTGATGACTATCGAATTGAGTTTATACTTAAAATATTAAGATGGTACATGGCATTAAGGAATACCTCTAAAATGATTACAAAgtttactactccctccgattcatattacttgacgcTAATATAgacgtatctagacacattttagttgtagatacatccattttagcatcaaataatatggatcggagtTCGGAGGGAGTAATTGATTAATAGCTTAGTAAAGGAAAGATTAGCATAATAGCATCTAAAGAGGGGATTGCACTAGATGTCAACCGAGAAGAAACTTTGAAGTAGAAATGCACCCAAGTAACATGCACAGAATCAGAAATTGATATATTCAACTATTTTATGCTGCTTGACTAAAAGAGGCATGAGATATCCCAACAATTTTTATTTATATATGGCCACAGCAGGAACAACCTGTTGTAAGAGGGAATTTGGCTGCTGGGTGGAAAACTGCTTCTGATTTGTGCCTGATGCATTAGAAGCATTAACGGCATTGCCTTGCGGCTGTGGTTGCTGCAATCTTGGAAAATATTTCTCCCTATGGTCAGCAACGTCAGGTCTTCCACGAAATTGAGCCTGAAAATAAAAGCATGTAAATGATGTATATTTCGACAATCATACTTATATTTTTTTGGCCCAACAAGGGATTAATAAAAAAATTAAACGAATAAAATATACAAGAGGGAAAAGCACAGTTATTTGGATGCATCAGACTGAGATACTAGATCAAGATGACAAAAACAAGAGTTCACGAATGGGACCATATATAAAAGCTCAAAATAAATCTCCATATGATTTGACTAAGCTGAAACTTGAAATACTTAAGAAAACTGAAATAAATTCTACTGAACTATTTGTATATCATCAATGACAACATTTGCAAGAGCACAGTTGGATTCAGAAATAAAACTAACAGGGGCAAAGGCACATACAGATTCACTTTGATTTGTAAAACCAGCAGGAGCTTGAGGCCTCCACTGAACACCAGAAACAACTGGTGGGGAAAAGACTCTTCCTCCAAGAATGGTACTTTCACTTGTGTTATTAGAATCAGAGCTAATTGCATCATTGGTCCTCAGGACTGGTTGCAGTTGAACCTTGTTAGCAAGAGGTGAAGCTAACTGCTGAGAAAGACCACCGCTGTTAACTCTCTCATCAGTATTCAATATGTTTCTTTTGGACAAGTCATTTATTGCAGGAAGTGCACTGATCGATCCATTTCCTGGAACTGGACCTGCACTTATGGGAGGAGGGCCTAGTGCTTGACCAGTTAACCCACGAGTAATACCCCTGCCAAGACCAATTTCAGTAATTGCAGGAGATGGTCTGCGTGGAGGAAAGTTCATGCCATCATCATCCTTCAAGGCACTAGATGAGTTTGTAGGAGCAGAAGGAACAGTGGGCATGCTCTCTGGAGCAATTCGAACAGTAGCAGAAGAAAATATTGCGGGTACTGTAGTAGGAATAGATGGCCGTACTGGGCCTGGTGAACTAATGGTATCTGCCAAAACTGAAACAGCTGCAACAGTGGTACTAATGGCAGTCGGCACAACCGGCACTGAAGGTCCCAGATTTACACCTTTTGGAGGTGGTGTTTGTGGCACTGAATCAGGATTACTTTCTAGTGAAGCTGTTTCCTCTGCTTGATCTTGTGATGTACCTTGTGAGGTTGTTGGGACAGTAGCCTGAAGCACAGGGAGAAAAGGTAGTAAATCAGCATAGTGAGTAGTGGTAAACAGGATTGTACATTAAAAATAACCTAGCTGGACAtaattcctcaatcttgttacattGTGGTTATATTAAATGTACAAATTAGCAAACATCATGGATATTCATTTCGAAGCATTAACTTTACAGGAAATACAATCACGTACATAAATACTACTGGCACATAAAGGTTGAGAAGAAAGCAGCAGCCCAGCTTCGGCTAAGCTGATGCTGGACCACTGGTTAGCAAATAACAAATCAATGTTTTCTGAGCATTCAATATACAACAAATACTATGTATCATTTTCCATGTATCACAAACCACCAGATACTTAACCAATGACGCTAGCGTGTACCTGAGTAGGTGAAGTTGCTGTCGGACTCTTTGTACTCGAAACTGCAGTCGTAGAAACAGCAGAAACACCCTGCCACACAAGAACCGATGTTGAAAGATATATAATTACCCACATAACTAAAAGATGAAGAGATGCATAACATCAAACACATGGTAGAGAAATTATCTCCACCAATGTCACAGACTAACAATATTTATAAGAAAGCACAAACGAACAAACAGTTTCGTCAGTTTTCTTTTAACATAATAATCAGAATAACCAAAGGAAAACAAAGCATTAACAGCATGCAAGCCCACCTTAATAAGAATGGAAGGAGCAAGTGAAACCATGTCTTCAAGTGCTTCAACCTTCTCCATAGGTAATGTGCTATAAAGATCCTCAACATCACTAAATTCATCAAAATCTTCCTGAAATGGATGTAAGAGATTATAATAGTCAGAACAAACAACAGATCCACAACATGCTTGTAGGTTATTACAGCTCTCACTCAAGTAAATCAAAAACAGCTAAGCAGGAAAACAATCACACCTGGTTACGCTCAACATAGTCTTCCAGGAAATCTTTCACATCATTGACTTGTTCAGGACTCAACTCATCATTATCCAAGAGTCTCAAGATTGACTCCAATTTCTTTATATGAGCCTTATGCCGCGTAATAGATTTCTCTAGATGTACCTGATAATACATAATTACTTCCTCTATGCTAGAGATTGTCGGAAACAATTTCAGTAGACAGTAAGACATCAACAGTTTTCAATGCTATGCCACTGATCATACCAATCGAGGAGGTCTTTGCTTTCCTTTCTTAAATGAAAGTCCTTCAAGCTCTGCTTCAAAATTATCAATCTGATTTTCCAAATCACTAACCTGTAAACACAACACAGAAGTATATTAGATGTTGCAACGATATACAACAAATAATAACAGCACAAAACACAAAGTAATGACTTTGTGCAAGGTGCAAAGTAATGATTAATATGATTAAAATATATTAATAAACATCAGCAGAGTCAAGTAGGCTGCAAGTGATACTTTAGGAGTAATCAGATCAAAGAAATTAGTCATCAAAATTCTGATTTATCTAATGAACTTTTTGCGACGTCGAAAGTAATGAGTTGTGAGTTGATTTCTAGCTCCAGTGATCCCTTATTCTCTTTGTTTAAATCAAAAAAAT
It includes:
- the LOC127293625 gene encoding uncharacterized protein isoform X1, giving the protein MGASRKLQGEIDRVLKKVQEGVDVFDSIWNKVYDTENANQKEKFEADLKKEIKKLQRYRDQIKTWIQSSEIKDKKVSASYEQALMDARKQIEREMERFKVCEKETKTKAFSKEGLGQQPKTDPREKAKSETRDWLNSVVSDLENQIDNFEAELEGLSFKKGKQRPPRLVHLEKSITRHKAHIKKLESILRLLDNDELSPEQVNDVKDFLEDYVERNQEDFDEFSDVEDLYSTLPMEKVEALEDMVSLAPSILIKGVSAVSTTAVSSTKSPTATSPTQATVPTTSQGTSQDQAEETASLESNPDSVPQTPPPKGVNLGPSVPVVPTAISTTVAAVSVLADTISSPGPVRPSIPTTVPAIFSSATVRIAPESMPTVPSAPTNSSSALKDDDGMNFPPRRPSPAITEIGLGRGITRGLTGQALGPPPISAGPVPGNGSISALPAINDLSKRNILNTDERVNSGGLSQQLASPLANKVQLQPVLRTNDAISSDSNNTSESTILGGRVFSPPVVSGVQWRPQAPAGFTNQSESAQFRGRPDVADHREKYFPRLQQPQPQGNAVNASNASGTNQKQFSTQQPNSLLQQFNSQNSSISSQVGIGMGVQGPDAGHTKSEEQPGLAEDGSVEAAATTGANKNTNEDDTKTPYSNPSASIAEGTQLSRDSDLSPGQPLQPGMPSSGVGVIGRRSVSDFGAVGDNLSGTSATAGHDHLYNLQMLEAAYHRLPQPKDSERARNYTPKHPSPTPASFPQVQAPIVTNPAFWERLGTDTLSTDMLFFAFYYQQNSYQQYLAAKELKKQSWRFHRKYNTWFQRHVEPQVTTDEYERGSYVYFDFHLADDGNGWVQRIKNDFTFEYNYLEDELSVQPN
- the LOC127293625 gene encoding uncharacterized protein isoform X2, with translation MGASRKLQGEIDRVLKKVQEGVDVFDSIWNKVYDTENANQKEKFEADLKKEIKKLQRYRDQIKTWIQSSEIKDKKALMDARKQIEREMERFKVCEKETKTKAFSKEGLGQQPKTDPREKAKSETRDWLNSVVSDLENQIDNFEAELEGLSFKKGKQRPPRLVHLEKSITRHKAHIKKLESILRLLDNDELSPEQVNDVKDFLEDYVERNQEDFDEFSDVEDLYSTLPMEKVEALEDMVSLAPSILIKGVSAVSTTAVSSTKSPTATSPTQATVPTTSQGTSQDQAEETASLESNPDSVPQTPPPKGVNLGPSVPVVPTAISTTVAAVSVLADTISSPGPVRPSIPTTVPAIFSSATVRIAPESMPTVPSAPTNSSSALKDDDGMNFPPRRPSPAITEIGLGRGITRGLTGQALGPPPISAGPVPGNGSISALPAINDLSKRNILNTDERVNSGGLSQQLASPLANKVQLQPVLRTNDAISSDSNNTSESTILGGRVFSPPVVSGVQWRPQAPAGFTNQSESAQFRGRPDVADHREKYFPRLQQPQPQGNAVNASNASGTNQKQFSTQQPNSLLQQFNSQNSSISSQVGIGMGVQGPDAGHTKSEEQPGLAEDGSVEAAATTGANKNTNEDDTKTPYSNPSASIAEGTQLSRDSDLSPGQPLQPGMPSSGVGVIGRRSVSDFGAVGDNLSGTSATAGHDHLYNLQMLEAAYHRLPQPKDSERARNYTPKHPSPTPASFPQVQAPIVTNPAFWERLGTDTLSTDMLFFAFYYQQNSYQQYLAAKELKKQSWRFHRKYNTWFQRHVEPQVTTDEYERGSYVYFDFHLADDGNGWVQRIKNDFTFEYNYLEDELSVQPN